Sequence from the Aromatoleum petrolei genome:
CCGCGATCACGCCGAGGATCGCGACGCCCGACAGCAGCGCCTTGGAGGCCGCCCACACCAGCTCGGCGAACACGATGTCGTCGAGCTCCACCGGCGCGTTCATGATCGCGTCCCAGGTCCTCTGCACGTGCATGCGCGAGAAGGACGAGTACAGCACCTCGAAGGATGCGCTGTTCATCGTCGACGAGCACACCATGCCGGCGGCGAGAAAGCTGATGTAGGACACGCCGCCGATCTCGGGCACCAGCATGCCGATGCCGAAGCCGAGGCCGAAGAGGTAGATCATCGGGTCGGCGAGGTTGCCCAGCACCGAGGGCAGCGCGAGCTTGCGCCACACGAGGAAGTTGCGCTGCCACACCGGCACGAAGCGGCGCGACAGGCGCGGGGTGCGGAAGGTCGAGCGGAGCGGGTTGGTGGCCATCGGAGCGGTCTTGTCAGTCGCGCAGGTCGCGGCCGGTGAGCTTGAGGAACACGTCCTCGAGGTTTGCCGGCCGGCGCAGGTAGCGCAGGCCGGACTGTTCCGCGAGGTGGGCCATCAGCGGCGCCGCATCATCAAGGTAGCAAAAGGCGGTCTCGCCGCTCACCTCGTAGCGGCGCGCGAATGCGCCCGCGTGCGTCTCGGCCCAGGCTTGCGCGCCGCTCGTGCCGTTGCGCGCGGCGCCGTTCCAGTCGCCATACACTTCGACGACTTGCGCCTCGATCTGTGCTGCGATCACGTCACGCGGGCTGCCTTCGGTGAGGATGCGCCCGGCGTCGAGGATCGCCAGGCGGTCGGCGAGGCGCTCGGCCTCGTCCATGAAGTGCGTCGTCAGCAGCACCGTCGTGCCGTTGCGGATCAGCTGCTTGAGGCGCTCCCAGATCAGGTGGCGGGCCTGCGGATCGAGGCCCGTCGTCGGCTCGTCGAGGATCAGCAGATCGGGGCGGTTCACGAGCGCGCGTGCGAGCGTCAGGCGCCGTTTCATGCCGCCCGACAGCGACTGGATGCGTGCGTCGCGCTTGCTTTCCAGGCCGGCGAAGGCGAGCAGCTCCGGGATGCGCGCGGTGATCGTCGCGTCGTCGAGGCCGAAGTAGCGGCCATAGACGAGCAGGTTCTCGGCGCAGGTGAAGTCCGGGTCGAGGTTGTCCTGCTGCGACACGACGCCGACGCGCATGCGCGCCTCGCGCGCGCGCTCGGGCACAGGCAGGCCGGCGAGGAGGATCTCGCCGCTCGAGGGGCGGGTGAGGCCCAGCGCGCAGCGCAGCGTCGTGGTCTTGCCCGCGCCGTTGGGGCCCAGCAGCGTGAAGCACTCGCCCGCGCGCAAGCGGAGGTCGATGCCCGCGACGACCTCGTTGTCGCCGTAGCGCTTGCGCAGGCCGCGGATCTCCAGCGGGCTCGCGAGCTCGAGGTCGCGGATCACAGGCGCTCAGCCGACGGGCGGCTTCGTCGTGGTGAAGCTCGGGCGCGCGAACATGCGTCGCGCGAGTGCGGCGAGCGAGGGGTGCTCGCGGCGCCATTCGTGCTGCGGGAAGCGCAGGTCGAGGTAGCCGAGCGCGACGGCGACGGCGATGTCGCCGAGGCTCATCGCGTTGCCGTACATCCAGTCGCGTCCGCTTGCCCGTGCTTCGAGCGCATCCAGCGCACGGTCGACCTTGTCGATCTGGCGGTCGATTTCCGGTTCGCTGCGCAGGCCTTCGGGGCGACGCGACTCCAGCAGCGCGGTCACGGCGGCGTCGGTCACGCCGTCGGCGAGCGCCTCGATCTGGCGCACGCGCACGCGCTCGAGCGGATCGGCCGGCAGCAGCTTCGGCGCGCCGTCGAGCGTCTCGAGGTAGCCCGCGATCACCGGCGAATCGAAGAAGATCTCGCCCGCGTCGGTCTCCAGCGCCGGCACCTTGCCGAGCGGGTTCACGCTCGGCACGCGCGTGTTCGCCTCCCACGGCGAGTCGACGATCAGCTCACAGGGCAGCGATTTTTCCGCAAGGATCACGCGGACCTTGCGTGCGTAGGGGCTGGTCAGGGAGGCGAAGAGCTTCATGGCATTCTCCGGAGTATTGGCGCGCCGCTCACAGCGGCGCCCAGGTGCGCAGGATGATGTCGCGGATGAGGGTGAGGCGGGCGTGGAAGAAGTGGTCCGCGCCGGGCACGACGACGACGGGCAGGTTCTGCGGTCGGGCCCAGTCAAGCACGTTGGCGAGCGGGACGGTGTCGTCCTCCTCGCCGTGAATCACTAGCGTGTCCTTCGGCACCGGGCCGGTGGTGTAGCTGCGCGCGCCGCTCACGTCGCCGGCGGCGGTGCCGACGAGCACGATGCGGTGGGCGGGCGTCATGCCGTCGGCGAGCCGCGCGGCGACGCGCGTCTGCACGTGGGCGCCGAAGGAGAAGCCGCCCAGCGCCAGCGGCAGCGTGCCCCAGCGCGACTGCATCCACGCGATCACCGAGAGCATGTCCTCGGTCTCGGCATTGCCGTGGTCGTGCGCGCCCTCGCTCTTGCCGACGCCGCGGAAGTTCGGGCGCACCACCGCGTAGCCCAGCTCGCGCAGCGTGCGCGCGAGCGTGTGCACGATCTTGTTGGTGTTGGTGCCGCCGAAAAGCGGATGCGGGTGGCACACCAGCGCGATGCCGCGCACCGTGTCGGGGGTGTCGATCAGCGCGTCGATCGCGCCGTCGCGTCCGCGCAGCAGGACGCTCTCGGGAGCCTGCGGGCGGGTCATGGATTGTCGGAAAGGCGCAGGCGCTCGACGATGCGGCCGTGCACGAGATGCTCGTTGATGATCTCGTCGACGTCGTCCTTGTCGATGTAGGTGTACCAGACGTTGTCCGGATACACGACCAGTACCGGGCCCTCATCGCAGCGGTCGAGGCAGCCGGCCTTATTGATGCGGATCTTGCCGCGGCCCTTGAGCCCCAGCTCGGCGATGCGGTCCTTGGCGTAGGTCTGCATCGCCGTCGCCTTGTGGTCATTGCAGCAGGTGTTGCCGGGTTCTCGCTGGTTGCAGCAGAAGAACACGTGGTGCTTGAAATAGCTCATCAGGGACTCCGGGAGGTGGCGAAGGCGGCGCCGGGCCGCTCCGCAATGCGAGCGATTATAGCCGCGGGCCGCTCAATGCCGCGTGAGATGCTCCCCGCGCCACAGGCCGACCGCCGACAGGTAGGCGAGCGCGAGGAAGGGCCACAGGTTGGCGCTGAGTTCGGTGAGCCCGTGGAAGTTGAGGAAGTTGCCCTGGCCGAGCATGCGGTGGCCCACCTCGAAGTACGGGTTCTCGGGCAGCAGGTTGGTGAGGCTGGTGGCTGCCAGCAGCGCGACGCCGGCCAGTGCATGCTGCAGCACGCTCGCGAGCAGCAGCGTCGCCGCGAGCAGGGGCAGGCCCAGCAGCAGGCCCTGGCGCGTGCCCGGCGTGAGCCACAGCAGTGCTTCGCCAGGGAGGTAGAAGGATGCCGTTGCGACCGATTTGGCGCCGATGCCCAGCAGCAGGAGCAGCGCGATCGGCCACGGCGAGGCGCTGCGCATCATGCAGCGTGCGAACAGGCCCACGCCGAGGGTCGTGACTGCGACCTGCACGGTTTCGAGCAGGATGTAACGCTCCGGCTCGAAACGGAGCGGCGTGGGCAGGCCCAGCAGCTGGCGCAGGTCGCCACTACCGAAGAGCACGCGGTCGGGAGTGAACTGCGCGAGCAGCCACAGGCCCAGCAGGATCAGCCCGAAGTCGCCGATGTGCCCCGGAATGATGCATGCCGAGCGCCAGCGGTGGAGCCAGCCGCTCTGGTCGAACAGCGGATGGCCCCAGCGTGCGCCGGCCAGTGCCCCGATGAGGGCGCCGGTGATGTTGCAGGCGAGATCGACGTTCGACGGCACGCGCGTGGGGAGGAAGTTCTGCGTCACTTCCATGGCGAAGGACAGCAGCGCGGCGACCAGCGTCGAAATCGCGACGCCCGCGCCGCGCCCGAGTCGTTGCGGCAGGGCCGGCGCGAGGACGAAGCCGAAGGGGAGGAAGCCGAGCACGTTGAGGACGATGTCGGCGCTGCGGTAGTACTTGGGCCAGGGGGCGGCGAGGAAGTCCAGTAGCGGCAGGCCGGTCGGCCGCCAGCCGGTCAGCGGATGCAGGCAGGCGTAGACGATCAGCAGTCCGTAGGCGACGGCGATATGGCGCGGCAGGGATGAAACGGCACGCGCATGGGGCATCGGCGGACTGGGGGCTGGAGTCGAGGAGCCTCGATTCTAGCGCGGATGTCGGGCGGATGAGCCCGGCCGGGAAGCAGCCTTGTGGGAGCGGCTGAAGCCGCTCCCACAGGATTGTGTGTGCAGACTGCTCAGTGCACGCCGAGCGATTGCTGCGAGCGGTTGCGCGTGAGCGGGTTCAGGCGGCGCAGCACGCTGGAGGGGGCGTATTCCGCGTGGAGCGCGTCCCAGTCGACGGCGTCGAGCGTGTTCTTCACCAGCAGGCCGAGGTCGGTTGCGCCTTCCATCAGCAGGCGGCGGCCGAAGAACAGCGTGTCGGGGTCTTCCTCGCGCAGCGCCAGCGCGATGTAGTCGCGTACGTTGGCGGTCAGCGTGAGGTCGGGCTCGCCGCCGCTCGCCAGCGGCACGAAGCCGCGCGGGCCGAGGGTGAAGTCGAGCGTCAGGCCGGCGTCGCGCACGCGCATGCGCAGGTGGCGGCCGGTCAGCGGCTCGAGGTCTTCGCGCGACAGCACGCGGCCGAGCGCGAGGTTGAGCGCGGTGGTCAGCGCGAGGGTCGGCGGGCGCTGCGGCAGGTACGACGCGATGCGCGCCAGCGGCGCGGGAAGCGTGAAGGCCGGGATGCGGAAGCTGCTCATCGGATGTGACTCCAGGAAAACGAAATCAGGCGGAGACGTACTGTTCGACGCCGGGCCGGCCGTGCCAGAAGCCATTGCACGGCGCTTCGACCATCAGCGCCTTGCTCTGGTCGAAGGCGCCCTGCGGCGAGAGCTTGCCGGCGATCGCGTCGCGGAAGAGTTCGAGCACGCGCACGGTGTCGTCGCCTTGCGGGCTCACACGCAGTACCTGCGCCGTCTCGCGCAGCTTGGGCAGGTCGCCGAGCAGGTTGTGCACCCGCGCCGACTGCGTCTGCACGCCGTTGAGTGTCAGGAAGGGCTCGCCTTCGCGGGTGCGCAGCACCAGGCCGTCCTTCATGCCCAGGCATTTGAACTCGCAGGTGTCCTTCTGCAGGTTGAAGTGGCGGGCGGTGAAGCAGCGCGCCGAGTGCGCGAGCGGCAGGCGACCCCACGCGAGGACTTCGGTCTCGATCGCGGGGGCGCCGGAGGCGAGCAGTTCGGCGAGCACGGCGCCCGACATCTCGGGTGGCGCCATCCAGCGCGTCGCGCCCGCTTCGGCCATCATCGACAGCGTGTGCGGATTGAAGACGTTGAGCGTCGGGCCGGCGATCCAGTCGCGGCGGCCGGCCTTGGTCAGCAGCTGCACGGCCGACATGTCGTTGGCTTCGACGCGGAACTCGTCCTGCGCGACGATGCGGCGCAGGGCCTTGAGGTCGGATTCGGACTCGATCAGCGACTGCGAGGACAGCACGGCTTCCTTGCCGGCAGCCTTGAGCATGGTCGCGACTTCGAGCCAGTCTTCGGCGCGCAGTTCGTGGCGGCGCGAGCACACCGTCTCGCCGACATAC
This genomic interval carries:
- a CDS encoding ABC transporter permease, coding for MATNPLRSTFRTPRLSRRFVPVWQRNFLVWRKLALPSVLGNLADPMIYLFGLGFGIGMLVPEIGGVSYISFLAAGMVCSSTMNSASFEVLYSSFSRMHVQRTWDAIMNAPVELDDIVFAELVWAASKALLSGVAILGVIAVFGLVDSRYVLWLLPLIFLIGLSFGALGLVMTSVAPSYDFFMYYFTLFITPMTLLSGVFFPADQLPAAVQFAASLLPLAHAVELARPLLLGKLPDDILLHLAVLMAYGVAGFWVALGLTRRRLLG
- a CDS encoding ATP-binding cassette domain-containing protein, producing the protein MIRDLELASPLEIRGLRKRYGDNEVVAGIDLRLRAGECFTLLGPNGAGKTTTLRCALGLTRPSSGEILLAGLPVPERAREARMRVGVVSQQDNLDPDFTCAENLLVYGRYFGLDDATITARIPELLAFAGLESKRDARIQSLSGGMKRRLTLARALVNRPDLLILDEPTTGLDPQARHLIWERLKQLIRNGTTVLLTTHFMDEAERLADRLAILDAGRILTEGSPRDVIAAQIEAQVVEVYGDWNGAARNGTSGAQAWAETHAGAFARRYEVSGETAFCYLDDAAPLMAHLAEQSGLRYLRRPANLEDVFLKLTGRDLRD
- a CDS encoding glutathione S-transferase; the protein is MKLFASLTSPYARKVRVILAEKSLPCELIVDSPWEANTRVPSVNPLGKVPALETDAGEIFFDSPVIAGYLETLDGAPKLLPADPLERVRVRQIEALADGVTDAAVTALLESRRPEGLRSEPEIDRQIDKVDRALDALEARASGRDWMYGNAMSLGDIAVAVALGYLDLRFPQHEWRREHPSLAALARRMFARPSFTTTKPPVG
- a CDS encoding alpha/beta hydrolase, whose protein sequence is MTRPQAPESVLLRGRDGAIDALIDTPDTVRGIALVCHPHPLFGGTNTNKIVHTLARTLRELGYAVVRPNFRGVGKSEGAHDHGNAETEDMLSVIAWMQSRWGTLPLALGGFSFGAHVQTRVAARLADGMTPAHRIVLVGTAAGDVSGARSYTTGPVPKDTLVIHGEEDDTVPLANVLDWARPQNLPVVVVPGADHFFHARLTLIRDIILRTWAPL
- a CDS encoding (2Fe-2S) ferredoxin domain-containing protein, with the translated sequence MSYFKHHVFFCCNQREPGNTCCNDHKATAMQTYAKDRIAELGLKGRGKIRINKAGCLDRCDEGPVLVVYPDNVWYTYIDKDDVDEIINEHLVHGRIVERLRLSDNP
- a CDS encoding VanZ family protein; translated protein: MPHARAVSSLPRHIAVAYGLLIVYACLHPLTGWRPTGLPLLDFLAAPWPKYYRSADIVLNVLGFLPFGFVLAPALPQRLGRGAGVAISTLVAALLSFAMEVTQNFLPTRVPSNVDLACNITGALIGALAGARWGHPLFDQSGWLHRWRSACIIPGHIGDFGLILLGLWLLAQFTPDRVLFGSGDLRQLLGLPTPLRFEPERYILLETVQVAVTTLGVGLFARCMMRSASPWPIALLLLLGIGAKSVATASFYLPGEALLWLTPGTRQGLLLGLPLLAATLLLASVLQHALAGVALLAATSLTNLLPENPYFEVGHRMLGQGNFLNFHGLTELSANLWPFLALAYLSAVGLWRGEHLTRH
- the ubiT gene encoding ubiquinone anaerobic biosynthesis accessory factor UbiT, whose product is MSSFRIPAFTLPAPLARIASYLPQRPPTLALTTALNLALGRVLSREDLEPLTGRHLRMRVRDAGLTLDFTLGPRGFVPLASGGEPDLTLTANVRDYIALALREEDPDTLFFGRRLLMEGATDLGLLVKNTLDAVDWDALHAEYAPSSVLRRLNPLTRNRSQQSLGVH
- a CDS encoding U32 family peptidase; its protein translation is MKIALGPLLYYWSRQETLEFYAQIAQSPADIVYVGETVCSRRHELRAEDWLEVATMLKAAGKEAVLSSQSLIESESDLKALRRIVAQDEFRVEANDMSAVQLLTKAGRRDWIAGPTLNVFNPHTLSMMAEAGATRWMAPPEMSGAVLAELLASGAPAIETEVLAWGRLPLAHSARCFTARHFNLQKDTCEFKCLGMKDGLVLRTREGEPFLTLNGVQTQSARVHNLLGDLPKLRETAQVLRVSPQGDDTVRVLELFRDAIAGKLSPQGAFDQSKALMVEAPCNGFWHGRPGVEQYVSA